DNA sequence from the Hoylesella buccalis ATCC 35310 genome:
GTCTTCCAAACTCAATGCTATTGCCCGGTAAACTCAATGACTTTGGCTGCTAAACTCAATGACTTTGGATGCCAAACTCATTGCTATTGAAATCTTCATCCGTAGGGGCGTGATTCTCACTGCTATGCTCGCACCCGGCAATCGGTAAAAAATGTAGGCGTTTTATTTTGAAAATAGGCCAAATAAGCGTAACTTTGCAAGCCTATATTGCATACAATCTTATTAAAAAGAATGCCATCTGTACAAATTAAGAAGGTCGAGTCGCTGCGCGATTTGAGAACGTTCGTTGACTTTCATTACGACCTTTACGAGGGAGACCCATACGATGTTCCGAATCTTTTCATGGACGATATGAACACCTTGCGTAAAGATAAGAACGCTGCATTTGAGTTTTGCGAGGCAGAATATTATATTGCATACAAACAAGGTAAAGTAGTAGGGCGCGTAGCAGCCATCATTAACCATCGAGCCAATGAAAAATGGAAAACGAAGATCGTGCGGTTTGGCTGGATTGACTTCGTAGATGACCTGGACGTATCTCGCGCCTTGTTTGATGAAGTGGCTGCCTATGGCCGCTCAAAAGGCATGACCGAGATGGTGGGTCCATTGGGTTTCACCGACATGGATCCTGAAGGAATGCTCACGTGGGGCTTTGACAAGCTCAGTACGATGATTACCATTTACAATTATCCTTACTACCCACAGCATATAGAGAAGTTGGGCGGATGGGAAGTTGACCAAAACTATGTGGAATATTTCTTTGACGTTCCTAAGGAAATTCCTGAGAAATATGCGAAGATAGCCGAGGTTGTAGAATCGCGTTACAACCTGCACATCAAGAAACTGACTCGAAGGGAAGTGAAAAAGACCGATTATGGACGAAAGGTTTTTGACATCATCAACGAGACGTACAAAGACCTTTATGGCTATTCTGAACTCAGTGAGAAGCAGATTGATCACTATGTGAACATGTATCTTCGCTTCGCCGATTTGAACATGATTACGCTCATTGAGGATTGGAATAAGGACAGGAAACTCATTGGCGTGGGCATTTCAATTCCATCCCTGTCGTATGCCTTGCAAAAATGCCGTAGAGGCCGCTTGCTCCCCTGGGGGTGGTGGCATCTGTTGCGGGCCATCAAGTTTCAAAAGACAGGAGGTGGGGGCGACTTGCTCTTGATGGGTGTGCTGCCCGAGTATCGCTCCAAGGGTGCCAATGCCTTGTTGTTCACCGACTTGATACCTGTGTTTAACAAGTATGGATTCACTTGGGCCGAGAGTCAAGTGGAGCTGGAAACCAATGAGGGCGTGCAAAGTCAATGGGGACCGCTGAAGCCTACGAATCATAAGCGTCGCAGCTGTTTCAAGAAGAAGATTTAATTCTTGCCCACAGTCGTATCGGGTAAGTAGATTCTTTTTGGGGTTTTAAACGCTCTTTCGTGCGTGACGATGGTATGTAGGGTGTGCTGATTTGGTAGAAACCATCCCCTACGGAACTGCTGAA
Encoded proteins:
- a CDS encoding N-acetyltransferase codes for the protein MPSVQIKKVESLRDLRTFVDFHYDLYEGDPYDVPNLFMDDMNTLRKDKNAAFEFCEAEYYIAYKQGKVVGRVAAIINHRANEKWKTKIVRFGWIDFVDDLDVSRALFDEVAAYGRSKGMTEMVGPLGFTDMDPEGMLTWGFDKLSTMITIYNYPYYPQHIEKLGGWEVDQNYVEYFFDVPKEIPEKYAKIAEVVESRYNLHIKKLTRREVKKTDYGRKVFDIINETYKDLYGYSELSEKQIDHYVNMYLRFADLNMITLIEDWNKDRKLIGVGISIPSLSYALQKCRRGRLLPWGWWHLLRAIKFQKTGGGGDLLLMGVLPEYRSKGANALLFTDLIPVFNKYGFTWAESQVELETNEGVQSQWGPLKPTNHKRRSCFKKKI